A genomic region of Ictalurus furcatus strain D&B chromosome 29, Billie_1.0, whole genome shotgun sequence contains the following coding sequences:
- the cnga1a gene encoding cyclic nucleotide gated channel subunit alpha 1a, giving the protein MMIVNTLGVSVAPRMSPVMEEGPEEDSEEDVRPSTVPITHFNDNNSNNNKEREKKKKAKKEKKEKKEKKEKRNRKEQKEQENEKEKQKEKEKEKEKEKEKKEAPKEVFVINPASNLYYQWLLLITMPVMYNWTIIIARACFEELQHEYLITWFFLDYICDLLYLADMAFKTRTGYLEQGLLVKDQKLLIQHYKDSPQFWLDVISMIPTDVLYFILGLDYPEIRINKLLRINRMFEFFDRSQTMTNYPNIFRICTLVMYIIIIIHWNACLYFSFSKAIGFGSDPWVYPALTEPEFGDLLRKYSFSLYWSTLTLTTIGETPSPELDSEFLFHVVDFLVGVLIFATIVGNIATMISNMNAAQAQFQARIDSIKQYMQVRHVSKDLEERVIKWFDYLWTNKKAQDEREVLRYLPDKLRAEIGMNVHLDTLKKVRIFADCEAGLLIELILKLRPQVFSPGDYICRKGDIGREMYIIKEGKLAVVADDGVTQFCVLGDGSYFGEISILNIKGSKAGNRRTANIRSIGYSDLFCLSKDDLMEALTEYPDAKNMLEEKGRQILMKDGLIDLDPANLKPDQKDLEDRVNRIYSTMELMQSKVKKLLADYEKSENQLTERIVQIEHYAGEKVEEDEDEGQKEVMEEAAPKQVTEEKKEEDK; this is encoded by the exons ATGATGATCGTGAATACTTTGGGAGTCTCAGTTGCTCCCCGGATGTCTCCGGTCATGGAGGAAGGCCCAGAGGAAGACAGCGAGGAAGACGTCCGTCCTTCTACCGTCCCGATAACGCACTTTAATgacaataacagcaacaacaacaaaga gcgagagaagaagaagaaagcgaaaaaggagaaaaaaga aaaaaaagaaaagaaagagaagagaaacaggAAGGAGCAGAAGGAGCaggagaatgagaaagaaaagcagaaagagaaagagaaagaaaaagaaaaagagaaggagaaaaaagaagc GCCGAAGGAGGTGTTTGTGATTAACCCGGCCAGTAACCTGTACTACCAGTGGCTCCTTCTCATCACCATGCCTGTCATGTACAACTGGACCATCATCATTGCGAG AGCCTGCTTTGAAGAACTGCAGCATGAATATCTGATCACATGGTTCTTCCTCGACTACATCTGTGATCTCCTTTACCTGGCTGATATGGCCTTCAAAACAAGGACTG GCTACCTCGAGCAGGGTTTACTTGTCAAAGATCAGAAACTCCTCATCCAGCACTACAAGGACAGCCCTCAGTTCTGGCTCGACGTCATCTCCATGATACCCACTGACGTGCTGTACTTCATCCTGGGTTTGGACTACCCCGAGATCCGCATCAACAAGCTGCTACGCATCAACCGCATGTTCGAGTTCTTCGACCGCTCGCAGACCATGACCAACTACCCCAACATCTTCCGCATCTGCACTTTGGTCAtgtatatcatcatcatcatccactgGAACGCATGCCTCTACTTCTCCTTCTCCAAAGCTATTGGTTTTGGTTCAGATCCCTGGGTCTACCCGGCACTCACCGAGCCGGAGTTTGGGGACTTGCTGAGGAAGTACTCTTTCAGCCTCTACTGGTCCACGCTGACTCTCACCACCATCGGGGAAACACCGTCTCCTGAGCTGGACTCTGAGTTTCTCTTCCATGTGGTAGACTTCCTGGTTGGTGTCCTGATCTTCGCCACCATCGTTGGGAACATCGCCACAATGATCTCCAACATGAATGCGGCTCAAGCCCAGTTTCAGGCGCGCATCGACAGCATCAAGCAGTACATGCAAGTGCGGCACGTCAGCAAGGACCTGGAAGAGCGAGTCATCAAGTGGTTTGACTATCTGTGGACCAATAAAAAGGCGCAAGATGAAAGGGAGGTACTGAGGTACCTGCCGGACAAGCTCCGGGCAGAGATCGGCATGAACGTTCACCTGGATACGCTGAAGAAGGTGAGGATCTTCGCAGACTGTGAAGCGGGACTGCTAATAGAGCTCATTCTTAAATTACGACCTCAGGTGTTTAGCCCTGGCGATTACATCTGCCGCAAGGGCGACATCGGGCGGGAGATGTACATCATCAAGGAGGGTAAACTGGCCGTGGTGGCTGACGATGGAGTCACACAGTTTTGTGTCCTGGGTGATGGAAGTTACTTTGGCGAGATCAGCATCCTGAACATCAAAGGCAGCAAAGCAGGGAACCGCAGGACAGCTAACATCCGCAGCATCGGCTACTCGGACCTCTTCTGTCTGTCCAAAGATGACTTAATGGAAGCTCTGACCGAGTATCCTGAtgccaaaaacatgctggaggAAAAGGGGAGGCAGATCCTTATGAAAGATGGCCTGATTGACCTGGATCCAGCCAACCTGAAGCCAGATCAGAAGGATCTGGAGGACAGAGTGAACCGCATTTACAGCACCATGGAGCTGATGCAGTCCAAAGTGAAGAAACTGCTAGCGGATTACGAGAAATCTGAGAATCAGCTGACAGAGCGCATCGTTCAGATAGAGCACTATGCTGGGGAGAAGGTGGAAGAGGATGAGGACGAGGGGCAGAAGGAAGTGATGGAAGAGGCGGCACCAAAGCAAGTCacggaggagaagaaagaggaggacAAGTAG